In Fusarium oxysporum f. sp. lycopersici 4287 chromosome 2, whole genome shotgun sequence, a genomic segment contains:
- a CDS encoding riboflavin biosynthesis protein RibD domain-containing protein gives MSELTFPASSAAMLESRLPPSTTASGTSRPFVTLTFATSLDSSLSLAPGVRTRLSGPDSKAMTHYLRSRHDAILIGVSTLLADSPALNCRITGATSQPRPIVIDPHLRWAPSSSDKVLEVSRLGNGLAPFVLTGVSSQNLPAENVALLEQHGGKYIHVPTTLGPNERMRFDWHDVFRALHHAGLSSVMVEGGGQIINSLLDPQYHELVDSVIITIAPTWLGQGGVVVSPDRLQDPAGVPIPAARLSNVSWHPFGEDVVLCGRLHA, from the coding sequence ATGTCGGAGCTCACCTTCCCCGCATCCTCAGCAGCTATGCTAGAGTCTAGACTTCCGCCTTCAACAACAGCGTCTGGAACGTCACGGCCGTTTGTGACACTCACATTTGCAACTTCACTTGATTCATCGCTTTCTCTGGCACCTGGCGTCCGCACTCGACTCTCCGGGCCCGACTCCAAAGCAATGACTCACTATCTTCGTTCACGACATGATGCTATTCTCATCGGCGTTTCTACTCTCTTGGCCGATTCGCCTGCCCTAAATTGTCGTATCACTGGTGCTACAAGCCAGCCTCGGCCCATTGTCATTGATCCTCATCTCCGATGGGCTCCTAGCAGCTCCGACAAAGTTCTAGAGGTTTCTCGCCTTGGTAATGGTTTAGCTCCCTTTGTCCTGACTGGTGTGTCTAGCCAGAACTTGCCTGCTGAGAACGTTGCACTACTCGAACAGCATGGCGGAAAGTATATCCATGTTCCGACTACACTAGGGCCCAATGAACGCATGCGCTTTGACTGGCATGATGTATTCAGAGCCTTGCATCATGCAGGCCTCTCCAGCGTCATGGTCGAGGGCGGCGGCCAAATTATCAACTCCTTGCTTGATCCTCAATATCACGAACTAGTTGACTCcgttattattactattgCACCTACTTGGCTTGGCCAAGGAGGCGTTGTCGTGTCGCCAGATCGCCTTCAGGATCCAGCAGGTGTTCCAATTCCTGCTGCGCGGCTATCGAATGTCTCATGGCATCCTTTTGGTGAAGAcgttgtcttgtgtggcaGGCTGCACGCTTAG
- a CDS encoding hypothetical protein (At least one base has a quality score < 10) — protein MFRSSLRRCATQARSAATAALLTQARTALPAVRRQVLTSQSSIAAISRIASITRAYSTEAVAEQNESAPSVEAEPQVRFADLQGIHPNLLKPIINDMKYDTMTPVQAKTIQPALKGTDIVAQAKTGTGKTIAFLLPLLQRMIEEDSTLADRTARRQARSDDIRGIILSPTRELAEQIAVEARRLVAHTGLVVQCAVGGTDKRSMLQQTRRQGCHLLVATPGRLNDLLQDPGSGIDAPNLAALVLDEADRMLDVGFERELNEIIKCLPRPEEKVRQTMLVSATIPDSVIRLARNMVRANDFEFVQTIPENESLTHDKVPQHIVPVSGWAQVFPSLFELLEREAAKIRETPGAMPLKAIVYFNTTALVELAGELFYQQRQNARNDGSPYFSSFVMQSKLSQVQRQRAADRFREARTGVLLSSDVTARGMDFPNVTHVIQIDTPRERESYIHRLGRTGRQNKEGQGWLIIPNSSVRNARKMLQGLPIQQNSSLTSAETDVAGGETTPHHESTKALFGTVPRSLLATAYMSMFGMANDKVSMAEEVNEWTRLGWGWEKPPSVSHSWAQKLGLANIRGMQLSEPGQRFGDRSGGRSDDRFDGFSRRESSDPFDSMASNVRRDDYGRGRSGGFGRGGSSSGRSGGFGGSRSGGYGGNRSGGYGGGRGDRSSGGGRSGGYGGRSSF, from the exons ATGTTTCGATCCAGCCTTAGGCGCTGTGCCACTCAGGCCAGGTCCGCCGCCACAGCTGCCCTCCTCACACAGGCTCGAACTGCTTTGCCTGCCGTTCGCCGTCAAGTTTTGACAAGCCAGTCTTCTATCGCTGCCATCAGCCGAATTGCTTCCATCACACGCGCTTACAGCACcgaggctgttgctgagcaGAATGAGTCTGCTCCTTCAGTTGAAGCTGAGCCTCAAGTACGCTTCGCTGATCTCCAGGGCATTCACCCCAACCTCCTCAAGcccatcatcaacgacatgAAATACGATACCATGACACCTGTTCAGGCCAAGACCATCCAGCCTGCCCTCAAGGGCACTGACAT CGTTgctcaagccaagactggTACCGGAAAGACTATTGcattccttcttcctctcctgcAAAGAATGATTGAGGAAGACAGCACACTCGCCGACAGGACCGCCAGACGTCAAGCCCGATCTGATGATATCCGTGGAATTATTCTTTCTCCCACACGAGAGCTGGCCGAGCAAATCGCTGTTGAGGCTCGCCGATTGGTTGCACACACCGGTCTCGTCGTCCAGTGTGCTGTTGGTGGCACTGACAAGCGCAGCATGCTTCAACAGACTCGACGACAGGgctgccatcttcttgtcgcTACTCCTGGTCGTCTGAACGATCTTCTCCAGGACCCCGGCAGCGGCATTGATGCCCCCAACCTGGCTGCTCTGGTCTTGGATGAGGCCGACCGAATGCTCGATGTCGGCTTCGAGAGAGAGCTCAACGAAATCATCAAGTGCCTTCCCCGACCTGAAGAGAAGGTTCGCCAGACCATGCTCGTTTCTGCCACAATTCCCGACAGTGTCATCCGTCTGGCCCGCAACATGGTCAGAGCCAACGACTTCGAGTTTGTCCAAACCATCCCCGAGAACGAGTCTCTTACCCACGACAAGGTTCCTCAACATATCGTTCCCGTCTCCGGTTGGGCTCAGGTCTTCCCCTCACTTTTTGAGCTTCTGGAGCGTGAAGCCGCAAAGATTAGGGAAACCCCCGGTGCCATGCCCTTGAAGGCTATTGTCTACTTCAATACCACTGCTTTGGTTGAGTTGGCTGGCGAGCTGTTTTACCAGCAACGCCAGAATGCCAGGAACGACGGCAGCCCTtatttctcttcctttgtCATGCAGTCAAAGCTGAGTCAAGTACAACGCCAAAGAGCTGCCGATAGATTCCGTGAGGCCAGAACCGGTgtccttctttcttctgaTGTCACAGCCAGAGGAATGGATTTCCCTAACGTGACACACGTTATCCAGATCGATACTCCCCGGGAACGTGAGTCTTACATTCACCGCCTTGGACGAACTGGTCGACAGAACAAGGAGGGCCAAGGCTGGTTGATCATTCCCAACTCTTCCGTCCGTAACGCTCGAAAGATGCTTCAAGGTCTCCCCATTCAGCAGAACAGCTCTCTCACCAGCGCTGAGACCGACGTGGCAGGAGGCGAGACTACTCCTCACCACGAGAGCACCAAGGCTCTTTTTGGCACTGTGCCTCGTTCACTTCTCGCTACAGCCTATATGTCCATGTTCGGCATGGCCAATGACAAGGTGTCGATGGCCGAAGAGGTTAACGAATGGACACGTCTTGGCTGGGGATGGGAAAAGCCCCCATCTGTTTCCCATTCGTGGGCTCAGAAGTTGGGATTAGCCAATATCCGAGGCATGCAACTTTCGGAACCCGGCCAGCGATTTGGTGATCGATCTGGTGGACGCTCTGATGATCGATTCGATGGATTTTCACGCCGAGAAAGCAGCGATCCCTTTGATTCTATGGCAAGCAATGTCCGCCGGGATGACTACGGACGTGGTAGATCTGGAGGTTTTGGCCGCGGAGGCTCAAGCAGTGGTCGCTCAGGAGGCTTTGGCGGCAGCCGCTCAGGCGGCTATGGTGGCAACCGTTCAGGAGGCTACGGTGGTGGCCGCGGTGACCGAAGCTCTGGTGGTGGCCGCTCAGGAGGCTACGGCGGACGCTCTTCATTCTAA
- a CDS encoding structural maintenance-chromosome 2, translating into MRVIEVIIDGFKSYAVRTVISGWDESFNSITGLNGSGKSNILDAICFVLGITNMSTVRAQNLQDLIYKRGQAGVTKASVTIVFDNRETKKSPIGFEEYATISVTRQIVLGGTSKYLINGHRAQQQTVQNLFQSVQLNINSPNFLIMQGRITKVLNMKAVEILAMIEEAAGTRMFEDRRDKALKTMAKKETKLVELRELLKDEIEPKLEKLRTEKRAFLDFQQTQNDLERLTRVVVAYDYLRYQDSLSQSAADLEGKKQRRRDLEESAARLKSEISHLEEDVKKVRAQRDKELRKGGKASALEEAAKKHSNELVRLATILDLKKSSLAEEEEKKVAVEKTVSELEATLQEKTAAFENAKARYDAAKEDLEQQNKDAESKEELLQTLQTGVASKDGQENGYQGQLQDAKNRATTAATEQEQAKIKIAHLEKRVKEEEPRAKKAKDQNADLLRDLDGLKTQAQKLEKELGRLGFEPGQEEQMFKRESELQQTVRNLRQESDKLKRQVANTEFNYADPVPNFDRSKVKGLVAQLFTLDKEHTQAGTALEICAGGRLYNVVVDTEVTGTQLLQRGKLRKRVTIIPLNKIAAFKASAQTIATAQNIAPGKVDLALSLVGYDHEVSAAMEYVFGNTLICADADTAKRVTFDPNVRMRSITLEGDAYDPSGTLSGGSSPNSSGVLVLLQKLNGLTRQLSEAEGALRELQARISKEKAKLDQARRIKQDLDLKSHEIKLAEEQISGNSSSSIIQEVANMKSTIQELKESISEAKIRQAKATADIKTIEKDMNDFDNNKDAKLVELQKALDKLRAGLGKNAAAVKTLQKELQGAQLDAEQAGVDLSTAREQLQEVEIAIKAQQKDIENLAKQKAELQETHDTVQAQLDDERAKLHQFDDELRALEDATRSKNSRIAEESLEMQKLGHLVEKFHKEQQGAAEKVARLEKEFDWIADEKDKFGRSGTPYDFKNHNIGECKSTLHNLTERFQGMKKKINPKVMNMIDSVEKKEVSLKHMIKTVIRDKRKIEETIVSLDDYKKKALHETWEKVNGDFGNIFSELLPGGSFAKLDPPEGKTISDGLEVKVCLGKVWKQSLTELSGGQRSLVALSLIMALLQFKPAPMYILDEVDAALDLSHTQNIGRLIKTRFKGSQFIVVSLKDGMFQNANRIFRTRFSEGTSMVQALTPADMK; encoded by the exons ATGAGGGTTATTGAAGTAATTATTGAC gGCTTCAAGTCTTATGCCGTGCGTACCGTGATCTCAGGATG GGACGAGAGTTTCAATTCGATCACCGGTCTCAACGGTAGTGGAAAGTCAAACATCCTCGATGCGATATGTTTCGTTCTCGGAATTACAAACATGTCAACGGTTCGAGCACAAAATCTACAG GACCTGATATATAAGCGCGGTCAAGCTGGTGTCACAAAAGCCAGCGTCACAATTGTTTTCGACAATCGAGAAACTAAGAAGTCGCCGATCGGGTTCGAAGAATATGCCACCATTAGTGTTACACGACAGATCGTTCTTGGAGGAACATCCAAGTACCTCATCAACGGCCACCGCGCTCAACAACAGACGGTGCAAAACCTATTCCAGTCGGTGCagctcaacatcaacagcccCAACTTCCTCATTATGCAGGGTCGCATCACCAAAGTCCTCAACATGAAGGCTGTGGAGATCTTAGCCATGATAGAGGAAGCTGCCGGAACCAGGATGTTCGAGGATCGTCGAGACAAGGCCCTCAAGACAATGGCAAAGAAGGAAACCAAGTTAGTCGAGCTTcgagagcttctcaaggacgaGATTGAGCCCAAGTTGGAGAAACTACGAACTGAAAAGCGTGCTTTCCTAGACTTCCAACAGACTCAAAATGACCTGGAGAGACTGACTCGAGTGGTTGTTGCGTACGATTATCTGCGCTACCAAGACTCTCTAAGCCAGTCAGCGGCAGATCTCGAAGGAAAGAAGCAAAGGCGGCGCGATCTGGAGGAGTCAGCAGCTCGTCTAAAGAGTGAGATTTCTCATCTTGAAGAGGATGTTAAGAAAGTGCGAGCTCAACGAGACAAGGAACTTCGAAAAGGAGGCAAGGCTTCAGCACTAGAGgaggcagccaagaagcACTCGAATGAGCTTGTGCGATTAGCCACTATTCTTGATCTGAAGAAGTCCAGCTtggcagaggaagaagaaaagaaggtaGCTGTTGAAAAGACGGTCTCAGAGTTGGAAGCCACCCTACAGGAGAAGACGGCCGCTTTCGAAAACGCAAAGGCCCGGTACGATGCCGCCAAGGAAGATCTGGAACAACAAAACAAGGACGCCGAGTCTaaggaagaacttcttcaAACTCTGCAGACAGGTGTGGCCTCCAAGGATGGTCAAGAGAACGGCTACCAGGGTCAACTTCAAGATGCAAAGAATCGTGCAACGACGGCGGCTACAGAGCAAGAGCAAGCAAAGATCAAGATTGCACATTTGGAAAAGCGtgtcaaggaagaagagcctcGTGCGAAAAAGGCGAAGGATCAGAACGCCGATCTCCTGCGCGATCTTGATGGCTTAAAGACACAAGCTCAGAAGTTAGAGAAAGAACTTGGCCGATTGGGCTTCGAACCTGGTCAGGAAGAGCAGATGTTCAAGAGGGAGTCAGAGTTGCAACAAACCGTTCGCAATTTGAGGCAAGAATCTGACAAGCTGAAGCGTCAAGTCGCCAACACAGAGTTCAACTACGCGGATCCTGTGCCCAACTTTGATCGATCGAAGGTCAAGGGTCTTGTCGCCCAATTATTCACTCTTGACAAGGAGCACACTCAGGCCGGCACTGCGTTGGAGATCTGCGCTGGAGGACGCCTATACAATGTCGTGGTTGATACTGAGGTGACAGGTACACAGCTGCTACAGAGGGGCAAGCTACGAAAGCGAGTCACTATCATtcctctcaacaagatcgccGCTTTCAAAGCTTCGGCGCAAACCATCGCTACGGCTCAAAATATCGCACCTGGCAAGGTTGATCTGGCGCTGTCTTTAGTTGGCTATGATCACGAGGTGTCAGCAGCTATGGAGTATGTCTTCGGCAATACTCTGATCTGTGCTGATGCAGATACTGCTAAGAGGGTCACGTTCGACCCGAACGTGCGCATGAGGAGTATCACTCTTGAAGGAGATGCGTACGATCCATCTGGTACACTATCTGGCGGAAGCTCACCAAACTCGAGCGGTGTTCTGGTACTtctccagaagctcaacgGCCTGACTCGTCAACTGAGCGAAGCGGAAGGTGCTTTGAGGGAGCTCCAAGCCCGCATATCTAAGGAGAAAGCCAAGCTGGACCAAGCTCGCAGAATCAAGCAAGACTTGGATCTCAAGAGCCACGAAATCAAACTCGCTGAGGAGCAGATCAGCGGCAACTCTTCGTCTTCCATCATTCAGGAAGTTGCAAATATGAAGTCAACCATTCAAGAACTCAAAGAGAGCATATCCGAGGCCAAGATTCGACAAGCCAAGGCAACCGCCGATATAAAGACCATTGAGAAGGATATGAATGACTTCGACAACAACAAGGACGCCAAGCTCGTCGAACTGCAGAAGGCACTTGATAAGCTGCGAGCTGGCCTCGGTAAGAACGCTGCCGCCGTAAAGACTCTGCAAAAAGAACTCCAGGGTGCACAACTCGACGCTGAGCAAGCGGGTGTCGATTTGTCTACTGCTCGAGAACAGTTACAAGAAGTTGAGATCGCCATCAAGGCCCAACAGAAAGACATTGAAAACCTAGCAAAGCAAAAGGCTGAACTTCAGGAAACGCACGACACTGTTCAGGCtcagcttgatgatgaacgTGCCAAGTTGCATCAATTCGATGACGAGCTTCGAGCTTTGGAAGATGCCACTCGCTCCAAGAACTCACGCATTGCTGAAGAGAGTCTCGAAATGCAGAAGCTTGGTCATCTTGTGGAGAAGTTCCATAAAGAGCAACAAGGTGCTGCCGAAAAGGTCGCCCGTCTAGAGAAGGAGTTCGACTGGATTGCGGACGAAAAGGACAAGTTTGGTCGCAGCGGAACTCCGTATGACTTCAAGAACCACAACATTGGAGAGTGCAAGTCAACATTACACAACTTGACTGAGCGCTTCCAGggtatgaagaagaagatcaaccCCAAGGTCATGAACATGATCGAcagtgttgagaagaaggaggtgTCGCTCAAGCACATGATCAAGACTGTCATCAGGGACAAGCGTAAGATTGAAGAGACAATCGTCAGCTTGGATGactacaagaagaaggcacTCCACGAGACATGGGAGAAGGTCAATGGTGACTTTGGTAACATCTTCTCTGAGTTGCTTCCCGGAGGCAGCTTTGCCAAGCTTGATCCTCCCGAGGGCAAGACTATCAGCGATGGTCTTGAGGTCAAGGTCTGTCTTGGTAAAGTGTGGAAGCAGAGTTTGACGGAACTGAGTGGTGGACAAAG ATCTCTGGTTGCTCTGtctctcatcatggctcTGCTCCAGTTCAAGCCTGCCCCTATGTACATTCTTGACGAGGTTGATGCTGCGCTGGATCTCTCACATACCCAGAACATCGGTCGTCTCATCAAGACCCGATTCAAGGGCTCGCAGTTCATAGTCGTCAGTCTGAAAGACGGCATGTTCCAAAACGCGAACCGCATTTTCCGCACCCGCTTCAGCGAAGGTACTAGTATGGTGCAGGCTCTCACGCCAGCGGATATGAAGTAA